A DNA window from Streptomyces asoensis contains the following coding sequences:
- a CDS encoding phage holin family protein, with product MRAVRWRRAASQVGRSVAVWAVSTLTMLVLAGILPDFRLQSADGDSATTIAMTAAVAAGVFGVLSAVVWPLLVRLLLLVPALVLGLLVFFLNGSLLLLALRLNPSGQSEAAPETAVIVAAVMSAVASATGGALAVRDDEAYRRRLYRLADRRRRSDPACPATHGTVFLQLDGVGHDVLTAAVGKGLMPTVAKWLGRAPAADGRPGPSHRLTSWRTDWSSQTGASQLGILHGSNHDVPAFRWYEKDTGEVMVCNRPTSAAELQRRAVEHTGDGGLLGADGASRGNLFGGGADEQALVLSIATRRRSPQTRSRAGYFAYFSDPANAVRTALSFVAEVVREIAQSTRARLRKERPRVGRGGLYPFVRAFATVVERDVVVAAVTGDMLAGRTAVYADLVAYDEVAHHSGPLGRDTEQVLGRLDRALALLENVAEHAPRPYRIVVLSDHGQSPGETFRSRYGLTLGDLVRAGCGLPVPRRAERTHSGAEARAAVRAALRRPVEEGGGRHLPAARRPEPLVLASGNLGLVSFPDVPHRMSKEEIDARHPGLLTTLANHPGIGFLLVRSEEHGGVVLGAFGAQIPLAELDRTPGPLAAFGPGAADAVRRTHSFPHTADIMVNSFHDPADGEVLAFEEQIGSHGGLGGAQARPFLLSPLALSAPVGDDEELSGAEHVHRVLRRWLRESDGPQVPLETAPEERAA from the coding sequence GTGCGTGCGGTGCGGTGGCGGCGGGCCGCCAGTCAGGTCGGACGGAGCGTCGCCGTCTGGGCGGTCTCCACCCTGACGATGCTGGTGCTCGCGGGGATCCTGCCCGACTTCCGGCTCCAGTCCGCCGACGGGGACAGCGCCACCACCATCGCCATGACCGCCGCCGTCGCAGCCGGGGTCTTCGGTGTCCTGTCGGCCGTGGTCTGGCCGCTGCTGGTGCGGCTGCTCCTGCTCGTCCCCGCGCTCGTCCTCGGCCTGCTGGTCTTCTTCCTCAACGGCTCGCTGCTGCTGCTCGCGCTGCGGCTGAACCCCTCCGGGCAGAGCGAGGCGGCCCCCGAGACCGCCGTCATCGTCGCCGCGGTGATGTCCGCCGTGGCCTCCGCGACGGGCGGCGCCCTGGCCGTACGCGACGACGAGGCCTACCGCCGCCGTCTGTACCGGCTCGCCGACCGCCGGCGAAGAAGCGACCCCGCCTGCCCCGCGACCCACGGCACCGTCTTCCTCCAGCTCGACGGCGTCGGCCACGACGTCCTCACGGCGGCGGTGGGCAAGGGACTGATGCCCACCGTCGCGAAGTGGCTCGGCCGGGCCCCCGCGGCGGACGGCCGCCCCGGGCCCAGCCACCGGCTCACCTCGTGGCGCACCGACTGGTCCAGCCAGACCGGCGCCAGCCAGCTCGGCATCCTGCACGGCAGCAACCACGACGTGCCGGCCTTCCGCTGGTACGAGAAGGACACCGGGGAGGTGATGGTCTGCAACCGTCCCACCAGCGCCGCGGAGCTCCAGCGCCGGGCGGTCGAACACACCGGGGACGGCGGGCTGCTCGGCGCCGACGGCGCCAGCCGCGGCAACCTCTTCGGCGGCGGCGCGGACGAACAGGCCCTGGTGCTGTCCATCGCCACGCGCCGACGCAGCCCGCAGACCCGCTCCAGGGCCGGCTACTTCGCCTACTTCTCCGACCCGGCCAACGCCGTGCGCACCGCACTGTCGTTCGTCGCCGAGGTCGTCCGCGAGATCGCGCAGTCCACCCGGGCCCGGCTGCGCAAGGAACGCCCGCGCGTCGGGCGCGGCGGCCTCTACCCCTTCGTACGCGCCTTCGCGACCGTCGTCGAACGCGACGTCGTCGTGGCCGCCGTGACGGGCGACATGCTGGCCGGGCGCACCGCGGTCTACGCCGACCTGGTGGCGTACGACGAGGTCGCGCACCACTCCGGGCCCCTCGGCCGGGACACCGAGCAGGTCCTCGGCCGCCTCGACCGGGCCCTGGCGTTGCTGGAGAACGTCGCCGAGCACGCCCCCCGCCCGTACCGGATCGTCGTCCTGTCCGACCACGGCCAGAGCCCGGGCGAGACCTTCCGCTCCCGTTACGGCCTCACCCTGGGTGACCTGGTGCGGGCCGGCTGCGGGCTGCCCGTGCCGCGCCGGGCCGAACGCACCCACAGCGGCGCCGAGGCCCGGGCCGCCGTCCGCGCCGCGCTGCGCCGGCCCGTCGAGGAGGGCGGCGGACGACACCTCCCGGCCGCCCGGCGCCCGGAGCCGCTCGTGCTGGCCTCGGGCAACCTCGGCCTGGTCTCCTTCCCCGACGTGCCGCACCGGATGAGCAAGGAGGAGATCGACGCCCGCCACCCCGGCCTGCTGACGACACTGGCCAACCACCCCGGAATCGGCTTCCTCCTGGTGCGCAGCGAGGAGCACGGCGGTGTCGTGCTCGGCGCGTTCGGCGCGCAGATCCCGCTGGCCGAACTCGACCGGACGCCCGGCCCGCTGGCCGCGTTCGGGCCGGGGGCCGCCGACGCGGTACGCCGCACCCACTCCTTCCCGCACACCGCCGACATCATGGTCAACTCCTTCCACGACCCCGCCGACGGCGAGGTCCTCGCCTTCGAGGAGCAGATCGGCTCGCACGGCGGCCTCGGCGGCGCCCAGGCGAGACCGTTCCTGCTCTCGCCGCTCGCGCTGTCCGCGCCCGTCGGGGACGACGAGGAGCTGTCCGGCGCGGAGCACGTCCACCGCGTCCTGCGCCGCTGGCTGCGCGAGTCCGACGGACCCCAGGTGCCGCTGGAGACGGCGCCGGAGGAACGCGCCGCCTGA
- a CDS encoding MBL fold metallo-hydrolase, whose protein sequence is MAVEITWWGHATCTVEDSDVRVLTDPLFARRLAHLRRRRGALPPPGAWQADVALVSHLHADHLHLPSLARLAPGTRLLVPRGAPRAVPGLRRLRHLRISEMAPGDETTVGAVRVRAVPAHHDGRRLPVGRHHSPALGYVVEGLARTYFAGDTGLFDDMAEEVGPVDVALLPVGGWGPYLGEGHLDAGRAAEALARLAPHSAVPVHYGTYWPIGMDAVRPHEFHAPGEEFVRFAAQRAPRVSVYRLAHGESVRPEVSR, encoded by the coding sequence GTGGCGGTGGAGATCACGTGGTGGGGGCACGCCACCTGCACGGTCGAGGATTCGGACGTACGGGTGCTCACCGATCCTCTGTTCGCCCGCCGCCTCGCCCATCTGCGGCGCCGCCGCGGCGCGCTGCCCCCGCCCGGCGCCTGGCAGGCGGACGTGGCGCTCGTCTCGCACCTGCACGCCGACCATCTGCATCTGCCCTCGCTGGCGCGCCTTGCGCCGGGCACGCGCCTGCTGGTGCCCCGGGGCGCACCGCGCGCCGTCCCCGGGCTGCGGCGCCTGCGGCATCTGCGGATCAGCGAGATGGCGCCGGGCGACGAGACCACCGTCGGCGCGGTGCGCGTGCGGGCCGTTCCCGCGCACCACGACGGAAGGCGGCTGCCGGTCGGACGGCACCACTCCCCCGCGCTGGGGTACGTCGTCGAGGGCCTGGCCAGGACGTACTTCGCCGGGGACACCGGCCTGTTCGACGACATGGCCGAGGAGGTCGGGCCGGTCGACGTCGCGTTGCTGCCGGTGGGCGGCTGGGGCCCGTATCTCGGCGAGGGGCACCTGGACGCGGGACGCGCGGCCGAGGCGCTGGCCCGGCTGGCGCCGCACAGCGCGGTACCGGTGCACTACGGCACGTACTGGCCGATCGGGATGGACGCCGTGCGCCCCCATGAATTCCATGCTCCCGGCGAGGAGTTCGTGCGGTTCGCGGCGCAGCGGGCGCCGCGCGTGTCGGTGTACCGGCTCGCGCACGGGGAGAGCGTGCGCCCGGAGGTCTCCCGGTGA
- a CDS encoding DedA family protein: MKWWLATAVTVVPTQSTQQALGYPSLFLLVLIGALVPVIPTGALVSSAAVVAVHQTVPFALAAVFVTASLAAFCGDAALYWLGRRGMRSDHGSRWLEAIRSRAPQERLEQAQGKLADHGTAVLVLSRLVPAGRIPVMLACLMAEWPLRRFARGNLPACLAWALTYQLIGILGGSLFPEPWEGVLAAIVLTVLVGAAPGLWRRFRGTRAA, from the coding sequence GTGAAGTGGTGGCTCGCCACGGCCGTGACCGTCGTGCCGACGCAGTCCACGCAGCAGGCCCTCGGTTACCCGTCGCTGTTCCTGCTGGTGCTGATCGGGGCGCTGGTGCCGGTGATCCCGACGGGGGCGCTGGTGAGTTCGGCGGCCGTGGTCGCCGTCCATCAGACGGTGCCGTTCGCGCTGGCGGCGGTCTTCGTGACGGCGTCGCTCGCGGCGTTCTGCGGGGACGCGGCGCTGTACTGGCTGGGGCGGCGCGGGATGCGGTCGGACCACGGCTCGCGCTGGCTGGAGGCCATCCGCTCGCGGGCCCCGCAGGAGCGGCTGGAGCAGGCGCAGGGCAAGCTGGCCGACCACGGCACGGCCGTGCTGGTGCTGTCCCGGCTGGTCCCGGCGGGCCGCATACCGGTGATGCTGGCCTGTCTGATGGCGGAGTGGCCGCTGCGCCGCTTCGCGCGGGGGAACCTTCCGGCGTGTCTGGCCTGGGCGCTGACCTACCAGCTGATCGGGATACTCGGCGGCTCGCTCTTCCCCGAGCCCTGGGAGGGCGTGCTCGCCGCGATCGTGCTGACCGTGCTGGTCGGGGCGGCCCCGGGCCTGTGGCGCCGGTTCAGGGGGACACGGGCCGCGTGA
- a CDS encoding MBL fold metallo-hydrolase, producing the protein MTQRSESTTAGTVPPGGASSPLVPSPPPLAEPRRHGEPRVWPRSFHDRLTSPLPGLKTLARFAREGSVRPGKEGLADIARLPYAPAPLPHADARTIAVSWAGHASWVIRIGGLTVLTDPVWSRRILGTPARITPVGIAWEALPRVDAVVVSHNHYDHLDAPTLRRLPRDTPVFVPAGLGRWFLRRRFTRVTELDWWEAAELSGVRFDFVPSHHWSKRTLTDTCHSLWGGWVLTAPDGRSVYFAGDTGYGHWFSRIGRRHPGIDLALLPIGAYDPRWWLRDVHCDPEEAVRAHLDLGARRMAPMHWGTFVLSAEPVLEPLTRVRAAWRKAGLDRDDLWDLPVGGARVLERDAVTRPVSP; encoded by the coding sequence ATGACGCAGCGGTCCGAGTCGACCACCGCCGGCACGGTGCCCCCCGGGGGTGCCTCGTCCCCGCTCGTGCCCTCCCCGCCCCCGCTCGCCGAGCCGCGCCGGCACGGGGAGCCGCGGGTGTGGCCGCGGTCGTTCCACGACCGGCTGACCTCGCCCCTGCCCGGCCTCAAGACCCTCGCCCGCTTCGCCCGCGAGGGCTCCGTCCGCCCCGGCAAGGAGGGCCTCGCCGACATCGCGCGACTGCCGTACGCGCCCGCGCCGCTGCCGCACGCCGACGCCCGCACGATCGCCGTCTCCTGGGCGGGACACGCCAGCTGGGTGATCCGCATCGGCGGTCTCACCGTCCTGACCGACCCCGTCTGGTCCCGCCGGATCCTGGGCACCCCGGCGCGGATCACCCCCGTCGGGATCGCCTGGGAGGCGCTGCCGCGCGTCGACGCGGTCGTCGTCAGCCACAACCACTACGACCATCTGGACGCCCCGACCCTGCGCCGACTCCCGCGCGACACACCGGTGTTCGTGCCGGCCGGGCTCGGACGCTGGTTCCTGCGGCGCCGGTTCACCCGGGTCACCGAGCTGGACTGGTGGGAGGCGGCCGAACTGTCCGGTGTGCGCTTCGACTTCGTGCCCTCGCACCACTGGTCCAAGCGGACCCTGACCGACACCTGCCACTCGCTCTGGGGCGGCTGGGTGCTCACCGCGCCCGACGGGCGCAGCGTGTACTTCGCCGGGGACACGGGCTACGGCCACTGGTTCTCGCGCATCGGCCGGCGCCACCCGGGCATCGACCTGGCCCTGCTGCCCATCGGCGCCTACGACCCCCGCTGGTGGCTCAGGGACGTCCACTGCGATCCGGAGGAGGCGGTCCGCGCCCATCTCGATCTCGGGGCCCGCCGCATGGCCCCGATGCACTGGGGCACGTTCGTGCTGTCCGCCGAGCCCGTTCTGGAGCCCCTCACGCGCGTGCGTGCCGCCTGGCGGAAGGCGGGACTCGACCGGGACGACCTGTGGGACCTGCCGGTCGGGGGCGCTCGCGTGCTCGAGCGCGACGCGGTCACGCGGCCCGTGTCCCCCTGA
- a CDS encoding aminotransferase class I/II-fold pyridoxal phosphate-dependent enzyme: MRRTEAEDHGPVRYGPSPPSDGLPVLPELVRVLTEAAGRRPDGEPVGGGTALLDAARGYWERRGVPAGAGRAVAGPGAPALLLALTAAIGGDVLVPRPCAAWWAPYARLLGRPVFHVPTPAECGGVPDPYALLETVRRVRAEGGDPRLLVLSVADDPTATVAPPEVLHEAVEAAAGEGLHLVSDETWRDTLHAPHETVLVGPAEMLPERVTVVGDLAGALLPAGWPAAVARFPATADGDDLHARVLDVLTALGARVAAPVAAAAAYALTEPGPVTARVAAAVRLHACVADALHGVVVAAGGLALPPRAGRHLYVDLEPLRAALAARGVDDAQDLEDHLGARLGMPAPGGHRFGDDLAALRVRLSTGVLLDGTDAQRAECLTAPAPLELPHVQRALALVRSFFDDLRDDARRREPPR; the protein is encoded by the coding sequence ATGCGGCGGACGGAAGCCGAGGACCACGGGCCCGTCCGCTACGGCCCGTCGCCGCCCTCCGACGGACTGCCGGTGCTGCCGGAACTCGTCCGGGTGCTCACCGAGGCCGCCGGCCGCCGCCCCGACGGCGAGCCGGTCGGCGGGGGCACCGCCCTCCTCGACGCCGCCCGCGGCTACTGGGAGCGGCGCGGCGTCCCCGCGGGAGCGGGCCGGGCCGTCGCCGGACCGGGCGCCCCCGCGCTGCTGCTCGCGCTGACCGCGGCCATCGGCGGCGACGTCCTCGTGCCCCGTCCCTGCGCGGCCTGGTGGGCGCCGTACGCGCGCCTGCTGGGACGACCGGTCTTCCACGTACCGACCCCCGCCGAGTGCGGCGGTGTCCCCGACCCGTACGCCCTGCTGGAGACGGTGCGCCGGGTGCGGGCCGAGGGCGGGGACCCGCGCCTGCTGGTGCTGTCCGTCGCCGACGACCCCACCGCCACCGTCGCACCGCCCGAGGTGCTGCACGAGGCGGTGGAGGCCGCCGCGGGCGAGGGCCTGCACCTGGTCAGCGACGAGACCTGGCGCGACACTCTGCACGCCCCGCACGAGACCGTGCTGGTCGGCCCCGCCGAGATGCTGCCCGAGCGGGTCACCGTCGTCGGCGACCTCGCCGGCGCGCTGCTGCCCGCCGGCTGGCCCGCGGCCGTCGCGCGGTTTCCCGCCACGGCCGACGGCGACGACCTGCACGCGCGCGTGCTCGACGTGCTGACCGCGCTCGGCGCGCGGGTGGCCGCGCCGGTCGCCGCCGCGGCCGCGTACGCCCTGACCGAGCCCGGCCCGGTCACCGCGCGGGTGGCCGCCGCCGTACGCCTGCACGCGTGCGTGGCCGACGCCCTGCACGGTGTCGTGGTCGCCGCGGGCGGCCTCGCGCTCCCGCCCCGGGCCGGCCGTCACCTGTACGTCGATCTCGAACCGCTGCGCGCCGCGCTCGCCGCGCGCGGCGTCGACGACGCCCAGGACCTGGAGGACCACCTCGGCGCCCGGCTCGGGATGCCCGCGCCGGGCGGTCACCGCTTCGGGGACGACCTCGCGGCCCTGCGGGTCCGGCTGTCCACCGGGGTGCTGCTGGACGGGACGGACGCGCAGCGCGCGGAATGCCTCACGGCTCCCGCGCCGTTGGAACTGCCGCACGTGCAACGCGCGTTGGCACTCGTGAGGTCGTTCTTCGACGATCTCCGTGACGACGCCCGGCGACGGGAGCCCCCTCGATGA
- a CDS encoding RNA polymerase sigma factor SigF, whose amino-acid sequence MPNRANAHRRAHDDAPDTADAFRRLVALPPGPRRDALRSRVVEAWLPMADRLAGRFRNRGESLDDLRQVAALGLVKAVDRYDPRLGNAFESYAVPTVTGEIKRHFRDHMWALHVPRRVQELRNRVRSAGQELAGSVSGRRPTVGEIAERAQLSEDDVRTGLEALESFTALSLDAELPGSEDGYSPGDALGEADPALDTVVDREAVRLRIAALPERERTILYMRFFGDMTQSRIAEQLGISQMHVSRLISRCCTRLRDQVMQDTA is encoded by the coding sequence ATGCCGAACCGAGCGAACGCCCACCGCCGTGCGCACGACGACGCCCCCGACACCGCCGACGCCTTCCGCAGGCTGGTGGCCCTGCCCCCGGGGCCCCGGCGCGACGCGCTGCGCAGCCGGGTCGTCGAGGCCTGGCTGCCGATGGCCGACCGCCTCGCCGGGCGCTTCCGCAACCGCGGCGAGTCCCTCGACGACCTGCGCCAGGTCGCCGCCCTCGGCCTGGTCAAGGCCGTCGACCGCTACGACCCCCGGCTCGGGAACGCCTTCGAGAGCTACGCCGTCCCCACCGTCACCGGGGAGATCAAGCGGCACTTCCGCGACCACATGTGGGCCCTGCACGTGCCGCGCCGCGTGCAGGAACTGCGCAACCGGGTCCGTTCCGCCGGCCAGGAGCTGGCCGGGAGCGTCTCCGGTCGGCGGCCCACCGTCGGCGAGATCGCCGAACGGGCGCAGCTGAGCGAGGACGACGTCCGCACCGGGCTGGAGGCGCTGGAGAGCTTCACCGCGCTGTCCCTCGACGCGGAGCTGCCGGGCAGCGAGGACGGCTACTCGCCGGGCGACGCGCTCGGTGAGGCGGACCCGGCGCTGGACACGGTCGTCGACCGCGAAGCCGTCCGGCTGCGGATCGCCGCGCTGCCCGAACGGGAGCGGACGATCCTGTACATGCGCTTCTTCGGCGACATGACGCAGAGCCGGATCGCCGAACAGCTGGGCATCTCGCAGATGCACGTGTCCCGGCTCATCAGCCGCTGCTGCACCCGGCTGCGGGACCAGGTGATGCAGGACACGGCGTAG
- a CDS encoding thiamine pyrophosphate-binding protein, translating into MSTKVSDHVLRRLRAWGVEQVFGCPGDGVEGLLAAWGRAADGPRFVRARDEEAAAFEAVGHAVLGGRLGVCVAGSGPGAVRLLDGLYGAEPDGVPVLAIVGRPPRDATHRQEADPHALFGDRSPEFVETVTAPEQLPGVLDRAIREAYARRAPAVVVLPGEVQEREGGTPADEFAAVPSDPGPDGRTAVPSEESLRRAAEILDSGDKVAILVGRGAADARSEVERIAGLLGAGIAKDPLGKDVVGDELPYVTGVIGPLGTRPSYELTRDCDTLLTIGSSFADPEFLPDPGKARGVRIGVDPLPAGTHGPHEVDLVGDAGETLRRLIPMIRGEERGREWPDTVRDNVRHWHDVLERRARLSADPINPEHVARALDPLLPPDVLVVSDPGPVASWYARHVTMRSGMRGALCGTPGSAGGAVPYAIGAKFAHPDRPVIALAGSASMRRNGLAELITAARYQDRWADRRLVVAVWNGGDPEEATGETHAGDGAPASPPPRQLPDGRYAEFARSLGLTGVRVEDPDAVEAAWRTAWAADGPAVVEFLTDPTVPPVPPHATWEQVEATAASVLRGDAGAVAELGHGFRAKIQEFLPDREPNRETDPETDRETK; encoded by the coding sequence ATGAGCACCAAGGTTTCCGACCATGTCCTGCGCCGGCTGCGCGCGTGGGGTGTGGAGCAGGTCTTCGGGTGCCCCGGTGACGGTGTCGAGGGCCTGCTCGCCGCGTGGGGCCGGGCTGCGGACGGGCCCCGCTTCGTGCGGGCGCGGGACGAGGAGGCGGCCGCGTTCGAGGCGGTCGGCCACGCCGTGCTCGGCGGACGGCTCGGGGTGTGCGTGGCCGGCTCGGGGCCGGGCGCGGTCCGCCTCCTCGACGGCCTGTACGGGGCGGAACCCGACGGTGTGCCGGTCCTCGCGATCGTGGGCCGCCCGCCCCGGGATGCGACGCACCGTCAGGAAGCGGACCCGCATGCGCTGTTCGGGGACCGGTCCCCGGAGTTCGTGGAGACGGTCACAGCCCCGGAACAGCTGCCGGGCGTGCTGGACCGGGCGATCCGCGAGGCGTACGCCCGCCGCGCTCCGGCCGTGGTCGTGCTGCCCGGGGAGGTGCAGGAACGCGAAGGGGGCACCCCCGCGGACGAGTTCGCGGCGGTCCCGTCGGATCCCGGTCCGGACGGCCGGACGGCGGTACCGTCCGAGGAGTCGTTGCGGCGCGCCGCGGAGATCCTCGACTCCGGTGACAAGGTGGCGATCCTGGTCGGCCGGGGCGCCGCCGACGCGCGCTCCGAGGTCGAGCGGATCGCCGGGCTGCTCGGCGCGGGGATCGCGAAGGATCCGCTCGGCAAGGACGTGGTCGGTGACGAACTCCCTTACGTCACCGGGGTGATCGGCCCCCTCGGGACCCGTCCCTCGTACGAGCTGACGCGCGACTGCGACACCCTGCTGACGATCGGTTCGTCGTTCGCCGACCCGGAGTTCCTTCCGGATCCCGGCAAGGCGCGCGGCGTCCGGATCGGCGTCGACCCGCTCCCGGCCGGGACGCACGGCCCCCACGAGGTGGACCTCGTCGGCGACGCCGGGGAGACGCTGCGCCGGCTGATCCCGATGATCAGGGGCGAGGAACGCGGCCGGGAGTGGCCGGACACGGTCCGCGACAACGTACGGCACTGGCACGACGTGCTGGAGCGGCGGGCGCGGCTGTCGGCCGACCCGATCAACCCGGAGCACGTGGCCCGGGCGCTGGACCCGCTGCTGCCGCCCGACGTCCTCGTCGTCTCGGACCCGGGCCCGGTGGCGAGCTGGTACGCGCGCCACGTCACGATGCGCTCCGGCATGCGCGGTGCGCTCTGCGGTACGCCGGGGTCGGCGGGCGGCGCGGTGCCGTACGCGATCGGGGCGAAGTTCGCCCACCCGGACCGGCCGGTGATCGCGCTGGCCGGGAGCGCGTCGATGCGGCGCAACGGGCTCGCCGAACTGATCACGGCGGCGCGGTACCAGGACCGCTGGGCGGACCGGCGCCTGGTCGTCGCGGTGTGGAACGGCGGTGATCCGGAGGAGGCGACGGGCGAGACGCACGCGGGGGACGGCGCCCCGGCGTCCCCGCCGCCGCGGCAGCTGCCGGACGGGCGGTACGCGGAGTTCGCCCGTTCCCTGGGGCTGACCGGGGTGCGCGTGGAGGACCCGGACGCGGTGGAGGCGGCCTGGCGCACGGCGTGGGCGGCGGACGGCCCGGCGGTCGTCGAGTTCCTCACCGACCCGACGGTCCCACCGGTCCCGCCGCACGCCACGTGGGAGCAGGTGGAGGCGACGGCCGCGTCGGTGCTGAGGGGCGACGCGGGCGCGGTCGCCGAGCTCGGGCACGGCTTCCGGGCGAAGATCCAGGAGTTCCTGCCGGACCGGGAGCCGAACCGGGAGACGGACCCCGAGACGGACCGGGAGACGAAGTAG
- a CDS encoding DUF2795 domain-containing protein codes for MQRGSDRLSVHRDDEMKHELQGLLRSGHPTRVEEWHDPEPSAEDDPEIWGGPVVPGNPGATLESVRLELARLLGRSSFPADTTALVAGLRRKNAPDALVEAVRRLPGKDHYGNVQELTEALVGSGR; via the coding sequence ATGCAGCGAGGCAGCGACCGGCTGAGCGTGCACCGGGACGACGAGATGAAGCACGAGTTGCAGGGCCTGCTGAGGTCCGGACACCCCACGCGGGTGGAGGAGTGGCACGACCCCGAGCCGTCCGCCGAGGACGACCCCGAGATCTGGGGCGGACCGGTGGTGCCGGGGAACCCGGGGGCGACGCTGGAGTCGGTGCGGCTGGAGCTCGCCCGGCTCCTCGGGCGCAGCTCCTTCCCCGCGGACACGACCGCGCTGGTGGCGGGGCTGCGCCGCAAGAACGCGCCGGACGCGCTCGTGGAGGCCGTACGGCGGCTCCCCGGCAAGGACCACTACGGGAACGTCCAGGAGCTGACCGAGGCACTGGTCGGCAGCGGCCGGTGA